One Brassica napus cultivar Da-Ae chromosome A1, Da-Ae, whole genome shotgun sequence genomic region harbors:
- the LOC106418991 gene encoding RING-H2 finger protein ATL2-like, with the protein MVKEKILMSHGTSLFLTIVSKNHFTSSLSLSLNLSFAIRIMYSNENDQLVTVFLTFIFLFFMCFNIYYLYVHWCLHRPTMLFFAPTNPSHTGLDPAIVKSLPVFTFSDVSHKDPIDCPVCLSEFEDGESGRVLPGCKHAFHVECIDMWFHSHSTCPLCRSLVHAVEEQVTVIAISPEHVSATEPVSSSGSGSSAMPLDDLRREPAEIETPRRIFSEFEDGLTRNSPVNHSPMSRMLSFTRMVSRNRRSAPSSFAGAPSQSPSSSCQVVMNESDIERGGEEIKIDFRHVGVP; encoded by the coding sequence ATGGTCAAAGAGAAAATTCTCATGAGTCATGGAACCTCTCTTTTTCTCACGATAGTCTCTAAAAACCATTTCACCAGttcactctctctttctctgaaTCTCTCATTCGCCATCAGAATCATGTACAGCAACGAGAATGACCAGTTGGTGACAGTCTTCCTTACAttcatcttcttgttcttcatgTGTTTCAACATCTACTATCTCTACGTTCACTGGTGTCTCCACCGCCCTACAATGCTTTTCTTCGCCCCCACCAATCCTTCTCATACCGGTCTAGATCCCGCCATTGTGAAATCTCTCCCTGTTTTCACTTTCTCAGACGTGTCTCACAAGGATCCGATTGATTGCCCCGTTTGTCTTTCAGAGTTCGAAGACGGCGAGTCGGGTCGGGTTTTGCCCGGTTGTAAACACGCATTTCATGTTGAATGTATTGATATGTGGTTTCATTCTCACTCAACTTGTCCTCTCTGCCGTTCTCTCGTTCACGCAGTGGAGGAGCAAGTCACGGTCATCGCGATTTCTCCTGAACATGTTTCTGCTACTGAACCGGTATCGAGCTCGGGATCTGGTTCTTCTGCGATGCCGTTGGATGATTTAAGGAGAGAACCAGCGGAGATTGAGACCCCTAGGAGGATTTTCAGCGAGTTCGAAGACGGTTTGACACGGAATTCGCCGGTGAATCACTCGCCGATGAGTCGGATGTTATCTTTTACTCGGATGGTGAGTAGAAATCGAAGAAGTGCACCGTCTTCTTTTGCCGGAGCTCCGTCTCAATCGCCGTCGTCAAGCTGCCAGGTAGTGATGAACGAGTCGGATATTGAGCGGGGAGGAGAAGAGATTAAAATTGATTTCCGCCACGTGGGTGTTCCTTAG
- the LOC106390788 gene encoding condensin-2 complex subunit H2: protein MTSHGGVERIHRVQPERDLVANWEVDLSEKLEEYLLKICSGEITGTEEDSPVNFAEAALLLQGSVQVYSKKVEYLYNLVLRTLEFLSNQREQEESKGTSNEAEASSSRQADEEENDLFWTVDDIPVDAKNSLDNSAGGDSCPSQFVKPPANLVVLEGDCLDTSGDGGELESYLLATTHLYRDFILLDPCDAVAVNEFLGGSYANASKGKTSSHRGSSGRKSFHSPVGRSGGSARRSSLGKSQSTKGPDAQNCDQGSHPLPPVFGDDDHGFDMDNDDHGGTMDLCDTDADDEDDPWKPLNPYEQGKLKVKPFKKVKSLRKFGGSLTKDHVTSMFPLAKPNGPISTELTGVWEKRRPASKDHSQPQDIPSYEKLRALLVNGGNLPTDANGNHKDSHDEANDGDFHDFGDDHEPAFMDEDGPVMNDDGGAADFPNYDGFGNEEDSHCQESLEDLCRSHLDALLANIAKNEKQTDLAARVSSWKQKIEQNLEEQELHPPFDIREYGERILNKLTVEESGHVEAFTDLMKDQEKHDVARAFSALLQLVNNGEVDLEKPGNSVGEPVCYTADNPFSVRLLERKTEKRGMDLPRKRAKSPVGKGKTHESPPPKKANTTSSVSSQRRKVPLKINSVGARCAPKGKKRGKGRSDEVVVVGEGSEVSSVKSTVGS, encoded by the exons ATGACGAGCCACGGCGGCGTCGAGAGGATCCATAGAGTACAGCCGGAGAGAGATTTGGTGGCGAATTGGGAAGTTGATTTGTCGGAGAAGCTAGAGGAGTACCTCCTCAAAATCTGCTCCGGTGAAATCACCGGAACTGAAGAAGATTCGCCTGTCAATTTCGCCGAAG CTGCTTTGCTGCTTCAGGGCTCGGTTCAGGTGTACAGCAAGAAAGTGGAGTACTTGTACAACTTGGTCTTACGTACTTTGGAGTTTCTATCCAACCAAAg agaGCAAGAAGAGTCCAAAGGTACATCAAACGAGGCTGAGGCAAGCTCCTCTCGTCAggctgatgaagaagaaaatgatctCTTCTGGACTGTGGATGACATCCCAG TTGACGCGAAGAATAGCTTGGACAACTCAGCTGGTGGAGATTCATGTCCGAGTCAGTTTGTCAAGCCTCCAGCAAATCTAGTTGTTCTTGAAGGTGACTGTTTGGATACTAGTGGTGACGGAGGAGAATTGGAATCCTATCTG TTAGCAACTACACATCTCTACCGAGACTTTATTCTATTAGACCCATGTGATGCTGTAGCGGTAAATGAATTTTTAGGTGGTAGCTATGCCAATGCCAGTAAAGGAAAGACCAGTTCTCACAGAGGCAGCTCAGGTCGTAAAAGTTTTCACTCACCAGTAGGACGTTCTGGAGGAAGTGCCCGTAGATCATCTTTGGGAAAGAGTCAGAGCACCAAAGGTCCTGATGCTCAGAACTGTGACCAAGGCTCTCATCCTCTTCCTCCTGTCTTTGGAGATGATGATCATGGTTTTGACATGGATAACGATGACCATGGAGGAACCATGGATTTGTGTGATACAGAtgctgatgatgaagatgatccGTGGAAGCCGTTGAATCCTTATGAACAAGGGAAGTTGAAAGTGAAGCCTTTCAAAAAAG TGAAAAGTTTGAGGAAGTTCGGAGGGAGCCTTACCAAGGACCATGTCACTTCCATGTTTCCTCTTGCTAAACCCAACGGTCCCATCAGTACAGAGCTCACCGGAGTTTGGGAGAAGCGCCGTCCTGCTAGTAAAGATCACAGCCAACCACAAGACATTCCCTCTTACGAGAAG CTTCGTGCATTGCTAGTTAATGGAGGAAACCTACCTACTGATGCTAACGGCAATCACAAGGATAGCCATGATGAAGCTAATGATGGCGACTTCCATGATTTTGGTGATGATCATGAACCTGCGTTCATGGATGAAGATGGTCCAGTTATG AATGATGATGGTGGAGCTGCAGATTTCCCCAATTACGATGGATTTGGAAACGAAGAGGACTCACATTGTCAAGAAAGCTTGGAAGATCTTTGCCGCTCACACCTG GATGCTCTTCTTGCAAACATAGCTAAAAATGAGAAGCAAACAGATCTAGCTGCTCGGGTTTCATCATGGAAACAGAAAATCGAACAAAATCTAGAAGAACAA GAGCTACACCCTCCTTTTGACATTCGAGAATACGGTGAAAGGATTCTCAATAAGCTGACTGTTGAAGAGAGTGGACACGTGGAGGCCTTTACTGATCTAATGAAAGACCAAGAAAAGCACGATGTAGCTCGAGCTTTCTCTGCGCTTCTCCAGTTG GTGAACAATGGAGAGGTTGATCTCGAGAAACCTGGCAACTCCGTAGGGGAGCCAGTGTGTTACACAGCGGATAATCCTTTCAGCGTTCGGTTGCTTGAAAGAAAGACTGAGAAAAGAGGAATGGATTTACCAAGGAAACGAGCCAAGTCCCCAGTAGGCAAAGGGAAAACTCACGAGTCACCACCGCCGAAGAAGGCAAACACAACGTCTTCTGTGTCAAGCCAGAGGAGGAAAGTTCCGTTGAAGATCAACAGTGTGGGGGCAAGATGCGCCCCGAAGGGAAAGAAGAGAGGAAAAGGTCGATCTGATGAGGTGGTAGTAGTAGGCGAGGGAAGTGAAGTTTCTTCAGTTAAAAGCACTGTGGGAAGCTGA